Below is a window of Vibrio aerogenes DNA.
CCAGTCATCCCCAGATTGAGTACCGGGATTTATGGCAGATTCAGGTGTTTATTCATAATTTGATTACTGATTCAGAACGTGAATATCTGGCTGGGTAAGTTCAGCCAGCCATTGCGCTTTTGTTCTTTTTTGGGGAGCAGCCATCATTTTATTCCTATGGTGGAAAATGACAGTTTAGCCCGGTTGTTTTTGAGCGGTTAGGTGGGTTGCCCGGACGCTTACCCCTCAGTCGGGGTGATTCAGGTTTCTTTCAACCTGACGGGTTTGCCAGCTTCGCTGGGCAAACTAAAAAGCCGGGATAGTGATCCCGGCTGTTAGCTATCTGATCTAGCTTATTTATCTATTAAGTAAAGTGTATTTGGAGGACAACTATTTACACAATCAGCAACGACAATATTTTCAAATGACTCAATAGAAACATGTTTTATTTGCTCTATTTCATCGCAGAAACTAATTGAAAAACCTAGTTCTCGCACACAATTTTTTTGCACTAGGCATTTAATGATCTTCGTGATTTCAAAAACTCTGTCCTTTAGCATCGAGGGAAACTTCTTCTGAAAGTCACTCTCTGATACATCATTTGGATCGTAGTCTTCTTCCTCAAGCAATATAGTTGCAGTGTTAGATGTATTCGAATCTGATATTACAAACTGAGTAATATCGTTTCGCTGCAAATGACTTTCAGGATAGTTATACAATTTTAACTCATCCGTAAATTTAAACCCGAAAGGTGTCACTTGCTGCACATCTCGCTCTAAATCTATCAATTCATTTTTTGGGACTGAATTTATATACCCGATAATCGTTTCACTCATTATTCACTTATCCAAGGGCCAATAGGAGTACCACTTTCAGTTCCTAACCTCGCTCAGCTCGCCACCCAGAGCGTAGGAACCTTTGTGTAGCGATTTCTATTAATTGTCACAATACGTAGAGAGGCTCACTATGCCTAAATCAAACTATTTCCATCAAGCCAAACTCACCCCGGAGCAGGAAAAACGGCGCTTCAATCCTCAAGAACCACAAGTCAATGACACCGACTTGAATATTCACCTCAAAGCCCGCGAATATCTGATGTTGATGCAGGCCGTTCTTTCCAGTCATCCCCAGATTGAATACCGGGATTTATGGCAAATTCAGGTATTTATTCATAATTTGATCACCGAATCAGAACGTGAATATCTGGCTGGGTAAGTTCAGCCAACTACTGCGCTTTTGTTCTTTTTTGGTGAGAAGCCCATCATTTTATTCCTCTGGTGAAAAATGACAGTTTAGCCCGGTTAATTTTGAGAGGTTAGGTGGGGTTGCCCGGACGCTTACATTGCGCGAGCAACTGGCACAGTTAAAAGCGGCGCTGGGGTGAGTTGAGTGAGTCAATAGCCGGGATGGTGATCCCGGCTGTTAATGAAGTGCAGATAAACATTAATCATATGCTTCATCTTCATCAACCAATGAATTAGTAAAATCTTCAAATGACTGACAAATAAATCTCTTATTTCTATTCATATTTTCGTGATTGTCTAAATCTTCACACCATCTATCTACTGCATAAAAAAATATTTCATTCATTTTATTTATACAAATATAATTACCACCCCAATCAACAGCGAATGGTAATAAATCACTCGGCAGGTAGTTTTTTTGTACTCCTTTCTGATATGTATCTTCCATATTATTTTCAGTGCCACATGGATATTTCACATGCAAAAAAGAGGAAATACATATTGGATCGAATTCCTTATGAGCAGGAAAATGATCGGGGTCAGGTTCCCCACCGTTGTTCTTTAAATAAAAGTTTTTAAATTGTTCCGGAAGCTCA
It encodes the following:
- a CDS encoding SMI1/KNR4 family protein, whose amino-acid sequence is MNIKLENTGRQLALGDLLNLEKIIGFELPEQFKNFYLKNNGGEPDPDHFPAHKEFDPICISSFLHVKYPCGTENNMEDTYQKGVQKNYLPSDLLPFAVDWGGNYICINKMNEIFFYAVDRWCEDLDNHENMNRNKRFICQSFEDFTNSLVDEDEAYD